In one Pseudodesulfovibrio tunisiensis genomic region, the following are encoded:
- the rimO gene encoding 30S ribosomal protein S12 methylthiotransferase RimO, with protein sequence MDQNFDTIINVYTVSLGCPKNRVDTERLLGALGSGVVPAESPSRADLVIINTCGFIQPAIEESLDTVFEAVQEVEDSAGDHRPVLAVAGCLVSRFGDSLRDEIPEVDLWLTTDQIDQWPDMARKALGRDTDPSAPRALSTGPGHAYLKISEGCSHNCRFCTIPSIRGPHKSWTVDHLLDEAKQLLSTGVPELVVVGQDSTAYGSDLGEADAVKRLMSGLCSLSGLDWLRVMYLYPAGLTDDLLAFLRDLGRPFLPYFDIPLQHAHPDVLKSMGRPFARDPRRVIDRVRKYFPEAALRTTFIVGYPGETDESFQVLADFVREVRFHHLGVFPYWPEDGTPAAAMPNQVEDAVKQARRDEIMAFQTEISREIMASHVGRTMEVLVERESPEWPGLYIGRTWFQAPEVDGVTYVSAPPESPLTPGTIVSAEIEGSEIYDLSALVSE encoded by the coding sequence ATGGACCAAAACTTCGACACCATTATAAATGTATACACCGTGAGCCTTGGCTGTCCCAAGAACCGGGTCGACACCGAACGCCTGCTCGGAGCGCTGGGCAGCGGCGTGGTTCCCGCGGAATCCCCGAGCCGGGCCGATCTGGTGATCATCAACACCTGCGGCTTCATCCAGCCTGCCATCGAGGAATCCCTGGACACCGTTTTCGAGGCGGTGCAGGAAGTTGAGGATTCCGCAGGCGACCACAGGCCCGTGCTCGCCGTGGCGGGCTGTCTGGTCTCGCGGTTCGGCGATTCGCTCCGGGACGAGATTCCCGAGGTGGACCTCTGGCTGACCACGGACCAGATCGACCAATGGCCGGACATGGCCCGAAAGGCTTTGGGCAGGGACACGGACCCGTCCGCACCGCGCGCCCTTTCCACCGGTCCGGGGCACGCCTACCTCAAGATTTCCGAAGGCTGTTCGCACAACTGCCGTTTCTGCACCATTCCGTCCATTCGGGGACCGCACAAGAGCTGGACCGTGGATCATCTGCTGGACGAGGCAAAACAGCTTCTCTCCACCGGTGTGCCCGAACTCGTGGTCGTGGGACAGGACAGCACGGCCTACGGGTCCGATCTGGGTGAAGCGGACGCGGTCAAGCGGCTGATGTCCGGCCTGTGTTCCCTGTCCGGTCTGGACTGGCTGCGGGTCATGTACCTCTACCCTGCCGGATTGACCGACGACCTGCTTGCATTTCTGCGCGATCTGGGCCGCCCGTTTCTGCCCTACTTCGACATTCCGCTCCAGCACGCGCACCCGGACGTGCTCAAGTCCATGGGTCGCCCGTTTGCACGCGATCCGCGCCGGGTCATTGATCGGGTACGCAAATACTTCCCGGAAGCGGCCCTGCGCACCACCTTCATCGTGGGCTATCCCGGCGAGACCGACGAGAGCTTTCAGGTCCTTGCCGATTTCGTGCGCGAAGTGAGGTTTCATCATCTGGGGGTATTCCCGTACTGGCCAGAGGACGGCACCCCGGCGGCGGCCATGCCGAATCAGGTCGAGGACGCGGTCAAGCAGGCCCGCCGCGACGAGATCATGGCCTTCCAGACCGAAATCAGTCGCGAGATCATGGCCTCCCACGTGGGACGGACCATGGAGGTGCTCGTGGAACGCGAATCCCCGGAATGGCCCGGCCTGTACATCGGCCGCACATGGTTTCAGGCCCCGGAAGTGGACGGCGTGACCTACGTGTCCGCTCCGCCCGAGAGTCCGCTCACGCCCGGCACCATTGTCAGTGCCGAGATCGAGGGGTCCGAGATATACGATCTCAGCGCGCTGGTATCGGAATAA